In Populus nigra chromosome 10, ddPopNigr1.1, whole genome shotgun sequence, the following proteins share a genomic window:
- the LOC133705501 gene encoding uncharacterized protein LOC133705501, which yields MKYVLVTGGVVSGLGKGVTASSIGVLLKACGLRVTSIKIDPYLNTDAGTMSPFEHGEVFVLDDGGEVDLDLGNYERFLDVKLTRDNNITTGKIYQSVLEKERRGDYLGNTVQVVPHITDAIQEWIERVAMIPVDGKEGPADVCVIELGGTIGDIESMPFIEALGQFSYHVGPGNFCLIHVSLVPVLNVVGEQKTKPTQHSVRGLRGLGLTPNILACRSTKALNENVKAKLSQFCHVPVENVVTLYDVPNIWYIPLLLRDQKAHEAILKALKLLGVAREPDLQDWIARTRVYDVLLEPVKIAMVGKYTGLSDSYLSVLKALLHASVACRRKLVVEWVAAGDLEDVTAKEAPDVYKNAWNLLKSSDGVVVPGGFGDRGVQGKIIAAKYARENKVPFLGICLGMQIAVIEFAQSVLGLDDANSTEFDPQTSHPCVIFMPEGSKTHMGGTMRLGSRRTYFKVPNCKSAKLYGNASFVDERHRHRYEVNPDMVPQFENAGLSFVGRDETGQRMEVIELPSHPYFVGAQFHPEFKSRPGKPSALFLGLVAAASGQLDAVLQNYGHASKLLPNGMSNGKPIVKPYQNGNAIKSSNGSLNGVYSNGNGVHY from the exons ATGAAGTACGTATTGGTTACTGGTGGTGTGGTTAGTGGACTTGGCAAAGGTGTTACTGCCAGTAGTATTGGTGTTCTCCTCAAAGCTTGTGGCCTTCGAGTTACTTCTATTAAGATtg ACCCTTACCTAAATACTGATGCGGGCACTATGTCTCCTTTTGAGCATGGAGAGGTCTTTGTCTTGGATGATGGCGGTGAG gTGGATCTGGACCTTGGTAATTACGAGCGGTTTCTAGACGTTAAATTAACCCGTGACAATAATATCACAACTGGAAAAATATACCAG TCTGTTCTGGagaaggagaggagaggagattATCTTGGAAATACTGTGCAG GTAGTTCCACACATCACAGATGCCATCCAAGAGTGGATAGAGCGTGTAGCCATGATACCAGTGGATGGAAAAGAAGGTCCAGCTGATGTTTGTGTCATTGAACTTGGTGGAACTATAG GGGACATTGAATCTATGCCATTTATTGAGGCACTCGGCCAGTTCTCTTATCATGTGG GCCCTGGAAATTTCTGTTTGATCCATGTCAGCCTGGTGCCTGTTCTTAATGTTGTTGGTGAACAG AAAACGAAGCCTACCCAGCATAGTGTTAGGGGGCTTAGAGGACTTGGTTTGACCCCAAACATTCTTGCTTGTCGCAGCACCAAG GCACTCAATGAGAATGTTAAGGCCAAACTATCCCAGTTTTGTCATGTGCCG GTTGAAAATGTTGTCACCCTATATGATGTCCCTAATATTTGGTACATTCCTCTACTACTAAGA GATCAGAAGGCACATGAAGCAATCTTGAAGGCACTGAAACTTCTAGG TGTTGCCAGGGAGCCTGATTTGCAGGACTGGATTGCTAGGACAAGAGTCTATGACGTACTTCTTGAACCT GTTAAAATTGCCATGGTTGGAAAATATACCGGCCTTTCCGATTCTTACCTCTCTGTTTTGAAG GCTCTTTTGCATGCTTCTGTTGCTTGCCGGCGAAAGCTTGTTGTAGAATGGGTGGCTGCAGGTGATCTTGAAGATGTTACTGCCAAAGAG GCACCTGATGTTTATAAAAATGCATGGAATCTGTTGAAG AGCTCCGATGGTGTTGTAGTTCCAGGAGGGTTTGGTGATAGAGGGGTTCAAGGAAAAATTATTGCTGCAAAGTATGCTCGTGAGAACAAAGTTCCATTCCTGGGCATTTGCCTGGGGATGCAAATTGCCGTAATTGAATTTGCTCAATCTGTTCTTGGTTTGGATGACGCAAACAGTACagaatttgatcctcaaacttcaCATCCTTGTGTCATATTTATGCCAGAG GGTTCCAAAACTCACATGGGGGGAACTATGCGTCTGGGTTCAAGAAGAACTTATTTCAAAGTTCCTAATTGCAAATCTGCAAAGTT GTACGGCAATGCCAGTTTTGTAGATGAGCGTCATCGGCATAGATATGAG GTCAATCCAGACATGGTACCACAATTTGAAAATGCTGGTCTATCATTTGTTGGCAGAGATGAAACTGGCCAGCGCATGGAG GTCATTGAACTGCCTAGTCATCCATACTTTGTGGGTGCTCAGTTCCATCCTGAATTCAAGTCAAGGCCAGGAAAACCTTCAGCTCTTTTCTTAG GACTTGTAGCAGCAGCAAGTGGGCAGTTGGATGCTGTCCTGCAAAATTATGGCCATGCAAGCAAGCTATTGCCAAATGGAATGAGCAATGGAAAACCAATAGTGAAGCCCTATCAAAATGGGAACGCCATTAAGTCTTCCAATGGTTCATTAAATGGTGTATATAGCAATGGCAATGGTGTGCACTATTAA